In Mytilus galloprovincialis chromosome 1, xbMytGall1.hap1.1, whole genome shotgun sequence, the following are encoded in one genomic region:
- the LOC143073188 gene encoding uncharacterized protein LOC143073188 isoform X2, which translates to MRTTTIFLLCIIGCAVVHGQFPGGGQNFGQQGGGPNFGPGGPQGGGPNFGAGPQGGPNFGGPQGQGFGPGGPQGGGIPGQGGFGPQGGAGIPGQGGFPQGNAGIGQAGQTRLPPPPQSNSVWTYATCYLNETGSNVRGRVDMRQATFGGPTQARVQVIGLPPSLMSDTEHGMHVHEYGDVGRGCYAAGPHFDVNGFSFHGSPNNVRSNTFHEGDMGNLRQSNAGVIDAELVLPAMTIDGDNGVIGRAVVLHEGRDDLGRGGTSMSLQTGNAGAPIACCVLSHADSTNWDNRFIQTGRPTQFSNTIPTNPNQFGGLQGQQGTGFNALNPFGQGPGPNGFNGGLGPQGGFGGPGGPGGPGGPGGPGGPGGPGGPGGPGGPQDGGFGGFN; encoded by the exons ATGCGAACAACAACGATTTTTCTACTGTGTATTATTGGATGTGCAGTTGTACATGGACAGTTTCCTGGAGGGGGTCAGAATTTTGGTCAGCAAGGAGGAGGACCTAACTTCGGTCCAGGTGGTCCACAAGGTGGTGGACCAAATTTTGGTGCCGGACCTCAAGGAGGTCCAAACTTCGGAGGTCCACAGGGACAGGGATTTGGTCCTGGAGGCCCTCAGGGCGGAGGTATTCCGGGACAAGGTGGCTTTGGTCCACAGGGCGGAGCAGGAATTCCAGGTCAAGGCGGCTTTCCTCAAGGAAACGCTGGAATTGGTCAAGCTGGACAAACAC GACTTCCACCACCCCCGCAATCAAACAGTGTTTGGACATATGCAACGTGCTATTTGAATGAAACCGGATCAAACGTGAGAGGTCGTGTAGATATGAGACAAGCT ACATTCGGTGGTCCAACACAAGCCAGAGTACAAGTTATTGGCTTACCGCCCAGTTTAATGAGTGACACTGAACATGGAATGCATGTACACGAGTATGGTGACGTAGGCAGAGGATGCTATGCTGCCGGACCTCATTTTGATGTCAATGGTTTCTCTTTCCATGGATCACCAAATAATGTCAGATC GAATACATTTCACGAGGGTGATATGGGTAATTTACGACAATCTAATGCTGGTGTAATTGATGCTGAGTTAGTTCTGCCAGCCATGACAATAGACGGAGACAATGGTGTTATAGGACGTGCAGTAGTG TTACATGAAGGAAGAGATGATTTGGGAAGAGGAGGAACTTCAATGAGTCTTCAAACAGGAAATGCAGGTGCTCCAATAGCTTGTTGTGTTTTATCTCATGCCGATAGTACAAATTGGGATAATCGTTTTATTCAAACCGGAAGACCTACACAATTTTCGAACACTATTCCCACAAACCCTAACCAGTTCGGAGGACTTCAAGGACAACAAGGCACCGGATTTAATGCGCTAAATCCATTTGGACAAGGTCCTGGACCTAACGGCTTTAATGGTGGTCTCGGCCCTCAAGGTGGTTTTGGTGGACCCGGTGGACCTGGTGGTCCCGGTGGACCTGGTGGACCCGGTGGACCTGGCGGACCCGGTGGACCCGGTGGACCCGGTGGACCTCAAGATGGAGGATTTGGTGGTTTCAACTAG
- the LOC143073188 gene encoding uncharacterized protein LOC143073188 isoform X1, protein MRTTTIFLLCIIGCAVVHGQFPGGGQNFGQQGGGPNFGPGGPQGGGPNFGAGPQGGPNFGGPQGQGFGPGGPQGGGIPGQGGFGPQGGAGIPGQGGFPQGNAGIGQAGQTQQGLPPPPQSNSVWTYATCYLNETGSNVRGRVDMRQATFGGPTQARVQVIGLPPSLMSDTEHGMHVHEYGDVGRGCYAAGPHFDVNGFSFHGSPNNVRSNTFHEGDMGNLRQSNAGVIDAELVLPAMTIDGDNGVIGRAVVLHEGRDDLGRGGTSMSLQTGNAGAPIACCVLSHADSTNWDNRFIQTGRPTQFSNTIPTNPNQFGGLQGQQGTGFNALNPFGQGPGPNGFNGGLGPQGGFGGPGGPGGPGGPGGPGGPGGPGGPGGPGGPQDGGFGGFN, encoded by the exons ATGCGAACAACAACGATTTTTCTACTGTGTATTATTGGATGTGCAGTTGTACATGGACAGTTTCCTGGAGGGGGTCAGAATTTTGGTCAGCAAGGAGGAGGACCTAACTTCGGTCCAGGTGGTCCACAAGGTGGTGGACCAAATTTTGGTGCCGGACCTCAAGGAGGTCCAAACTTCGGAGGTCCACAGGGACAGGGATTTGGTCCTGGAGGCCCTCAGGGCGGAGGTATTCCGGGACAAGGTGGCTTTGGTCCACAGGGCGGAGCAGGAATTCCAGGTCAAGGCGGCTTTCCTCAAGGAAACGCTGGAATTGGTCAAGCTGGACAAACAC aacaaGGACTTCCACCACCCCCGCAATCAAACAGTGTTTGGACATATGCAACGTGCTATTTGAATGAAACCGGATCAAACGTGAGAGGTCGTGTAGATATGAGACAAGCT ACATTCGGTGGTCCAACACAAGCCAGAGTACAAGTTATTGGCTTACCGCCCAGTTTAATGAGTGACACTGAACATGGAATGCATGTACACGAGTATGGTGACGTAGGCAGAGGATGCTATGCTGCCGGACCTCATTTTGATGTCAATGGTTTCTCTTTCCATGGATCACCAAATAATGTCAGATC GAATACATTTCACGAGGGTGATATGGGTAATTTACGACAATCTAATGCTGGTGTAATTGATGCTGAGTTAGTTCTGCCAGCCATGACAATAGACGGAGACAATGGTGTTATAGGACGTGCAGTAGTG TTACATGAAGGAAGAGATGATTTGGGAAGAGGAGGAACTTCAATGAGTCTTCAAACAGGAAATGCAGGTGCTCCAATAGCTTGTTGTGTTTTATCTCATGCCGATAGTACAAATTGGGATAATCGTTTTATTCAAACCGGAAGACCTACACAATTTTCGAACACTATTCCCACAAACCCTAACCAGTTCGGAGGACTTCAAGGACAACAAGGCACCGGATTTAATGCGCTAAATCCATTTGGACAAGGTCCTGGACCTAACGGCTTTAATGGTGGTCTCGGCCCTCAAGGTGGTTTTGGTGGACCCGGTGGACCTGGTGGTCCCGGTGGACCTGGTGGACCCGGTGGACCTGGCGGACCCGGTGGACCCGGTGGACCCGGTGGACCTCAAGATGGAGGATTTGGTGGTTTCAACTAG